A stretch of the Arachis stenosperma cultivar V10309 chromosome 6, arast.V10309.gnm1.PFL2, whole genome shotgun sequence genome encodes the following:
- the LOC130933956 gene encoding protein FAR1-RELATED SEQUENCE 5-like: MGLSVTYAKKVGFTTKIRTTTYDKITKAPLNQAIHCNHDKYRESRVKAPTQKNTISVAGCKARIYLKFDKDMQDWVLFKVDLTHSHPCSARKAMHHEYRQLTMHAKCVIEDNDEAGIRPNKTSLALANEGGGPSNLGYSKKDLKNYITARLRTSNVNVDVREMMNYFMRMKDTNPNFFYAVKLDEESKLKSVLWVDARCRASYEYYGDVMSVVSTHGLLFVSFVGVNHHGKSILLSCALLGNEEIPSYEWVFSQWVKCMGTTPQHLYDDRRMWVPIYFKGEFLAAISSTQRSESMHIFYGGYLHNKTSLVQFVHEYDNVLGFQQEYTTSILWDVQTEFVKKANCKVSVVDEHGPLVCVKVEEEILVNDTILCVLYDVQYDPSIQQVCCECNLFESLGVLCCHCLEVFYSYKVYKVPTCYVLPRWSKMIKHNHTYVKSSRDVSRSDESHVAFKGLCAHFYNVAQEFVGDDDETALLHATLEETRAKLNAHRAKKRSESVFQPDTSNGSQSLNVVGVDDIHAPSKVTTKGRPKGKRLSAALEKSFKNSIRRKHKNSSPVVHLHASQDVNHGSVVGRNVPEQGGGFMSLLSSFNKK; the protein is encoded by the exons atgggtttatcagttACCTATGCAAAGAAAGTAGGATTTACAACTAAGATACGGACGACAACATATGACAAGATCACAAAGGCTCCGCTTAACCAAGCTATACATTGTAATCACGACAAGTACCGCGAGTCTCGTGTCAAAGCACCAACGCAGAAGAATACGATTTCGGTTGCTGGGTGCAAGGCAAGGATATATCTCAAGTTTGATAAAGACATGCAAGACTGGGTTTTGTTCAAGGTTGACTTGACGCACTCACACCCCTGTTCAGCGAGAAAGGCAATGCACCATGAGTATAGGCAGCTGACCATGCATGCGAAGTGCGTGATCGAGGATAACGATGAGGCTGGGATTCGACCAAATAAGACATCCCTTGCTTTGGCAAATGAGGGTGGAGGCCCCTCTAACTTAGGATACTCAAAGAAGGATTTAAAAAACTATATAACAGCAAGGCTTCGAACCAGCAACGTGAATGTGGATGTCAGGGAGATGATGAACTACTTCATGAGAATGAAGGACACAAATCCGAACTTCTTTTACGCGGTGAAGTTGGACGAGGAGAGTAAACTTAAGAGTGTATTATGGGTGGATGCAAGATGCAGGGCGTCGTATGAATACTACGGAGACGTCATGTCAGTTGTTAGCAC GCATGGATTACTGTTTGTGTCGTTCGTTGGGGTCAACCACCATGGCAAGTCAATCCTTCTCAGTTGTGCTTTGCTTGGGAATGAGGAAATCCCAAGTTATGAGTGGGTCTTTAGCCAATGGGTGAAGTGCATGGGAACTACTCCACAGC atcTGTATGATGACCGACGCATGTGGGTCCCGATATACTTCAAGGGTGAATTTTTGGCTGCCATTAGTAGTACACAAAGAAGTGAGAGCATGCACATATTCTATGGTGGATATTTACACAATAAGACTAGCTTGGTTCAATTTGTTCACGAATATGACAATGTTCTCGGG TTTCAGCAAGAGTACACCACGAGCATATTATGGGATGTTCAAACTGAGTTTGTGAAGAAGGCTAATTGCAAAGTTTCTGTAGTTGATGAACATGGTCCATTGGTCTGCGTGAAGGTAGAAGAGGAGATACTAGTCAATGATACTATTCTATGTGTTCTGTATGACGTTCAGTATGACCCTTCCATACAGCAAGTTTGTTGTGAGTGCAATCTTTTCGAGAGTTTAGGTGTGTTGTGTTGTCACTGTCTTGAAGTTTTTTATTCGTATAAAGTGTATAAAGTTCCAACCTGTTATGTTCTCCCTCGATGGAGCAAGATGATAAAGCACAATCATACGTATGTCAAAAGTAGCCGTGATGTCAGTCGGTCGGATGAGAGTCATGTTGCATTCAAGGGACTATGTGCACACTTCTATAATGTTGCTCAAGAGTTCGTCGGTGACGATGACGAAACAGCATTGCTGCATGCTACTTTAGAAGAAACAAGGGCCAAGTTAAATGCGCACCGTGCCAAGAAGAGGTCTGAGAGCGTGTTTCAACCCGACACCAGCAATGGCTCACAGAGTTTGAACGTTGTCGGTGTTGATGACATCCATGCCCCATCGAAGGTCACCACAAAAGGCAGGCCAAAGGGTAAGAGGCTCAGCGCTGCCCTTGAGAAGTCCTTTAAGAATTCAATTCGGAGGAAACACAAGAATTCATCCCCG gtGGTTCATCTGCACGCTTCGCAAGATGTAAACCATGGTTCTGTTGTTGGCCGGAATGTTCCCGAACAAGGCGGTGGTTTTATGTCTTTGTTAAGCTCCTTCAACAAAAAGTAG